One region of Desmodus rotundus isolate HL8 chromosome 11, HLdesRot8A.1, whole genome shotgun sequence genomic DNA includes:
- the TDRD6 gene encoding tudor domain-containing protein 6, with the protein MGSTPGLPTPGSSLVLRVSFVDVHSEIVPVQLWGLVGERRDEYLRLSQEIQKAAATRGLGGLGGTAALPGELCLVQVGLLWHRGRVLSRQGPESRVFLLDEGRTLTADAGSLVPGRSEFFHLPSEVLGCVLAGLVPAGGGGGESQLWSASALDFLSNLQGQELQGRVLDVLLPHRLVFLEVPSLFQRMQELGLARQVPHSLFRSLLKRYLPAASAGLGSGDVVLQRVLPKPEQPGLDYFYPQLQLGVTEPVTVTQVCHPHRIHCQLRSFSQEIHRLSESMAHVYRGSTGTEDENCTSVTGEGGEESPDKPGSPCASCGLDGHWYRALLLETFRPQRCAQVLHVDFGRKELVSCSSLRYLLPEYFRMPVVTYPCALYGLWDGGRGWSRSQVGDLKALILGQVVSAKIEFYCSFEHVYYVTLYGEDGLNLNCVFGVQSCCLADQFLQSQGTGEKEEEGEEPETALHCQSPAEDVGEEPSLPALRRISLKTNAFYDARVEFVKNPSEFWIGLRKHSGTFSKLTRKMCSFYSSAGKLDGVALKPKPDGLCCVKWKENGYYRAMITRLDDQSADVFLVDRGNSGNVDWRDVQMLLPQFTRLPGLALGCTLADISPLAETWSQEAISFFKKTVLHKELVIHVLDKRDNQYVVEILDESRIGEENISKVIAQAGYAKYQEFETKENIPGCAYLPGHVSAEANKVSSAGKEEVEQKAKRDKTTSDSEALTDTGVVTNVSTGQVVQEKEQRVSVYAPLIQTFLEIKPGSSCKAEITVGSTVEVRVSYVETPGHFWCQLTRNMQGLKTLMCDIQDYCKNTPTPYQGTTPACLAKRTVNGKWSRALIRETQSSERVQVVFVDYGDKDTVSVKNICSITEEFLEVKAQAFRCSLYNLIQPTSQNPFAWGKKAVKVFSEFVGAAWEDNLELKCTIFAVASTGDEELFYTVDLLTPFQSASRILVEKGLARPIELPSPLGFPLQLRSYYYSTHDVKIGSEESVYITHVDDPWTFYCQLGRNAHILEQLSSSIIQLSKTLLNVKKSPLVPGALCLAKYTDRNWYRGIMIEKCPNRVFFVDFGNIYVVPNDDLLLIPGDTCDDVLFLPMQAVKCSLSDIPDHAPEEVTMWFQEITLDKPLKAVVAAKDPDGTLIVELYDDSIQINDNVNEKLALLGYKGGKRKQDESEVLSTTKTRDVRKDNTKLSARERLSESVEDKFYNTEILAEPHKPKISSACKELKFSQSSTKTNLVTQHEDSADYKNSDVSSLTTEKKEGSFAEAPLLEVTKLESTPSERKTRDSYNKDLPLKLSEFPQKTIMPGFETTVYVSHVNDVSDFYVQLTEDEAELNHLSERLNDVSTRPECYAGPPLQRGDIVCAIFPEDNLWYRAVVKEQQPNNLLSVQFIDYGNDSVIHANKTGKLDLINALLPRLGIHCSLGGLWSPETLNCREMMRYFSQRTEEAQIRCEFVKFQDRWEVILADEHGIIAEDMMSRYAFRERPEIGPSPQIFHGAFSRSANKAHTDTSVFLNWYNPKMKVIRAYATVVDGPEYFWCQFADTEKLQHLEAEVQTAGEQVTDWRSCTQCLHVGDPCVVRHREDGHYYRALITDVCEDYCVSVRLVDFGNTVVSVDPKALRTIPPELLLVPMQAFPCCLSGFNVSEGVCPPEGNDYFYEIVTEDVLELTVLEIKKDVCDIPLAIVDLKSKGESINEKMKKYSRTGIRNSNLPYKKNGPGIKGALGSPSPDVGLKKLISKAGQEKTLYVEPQTDELLERIGKDLNMMETKPNKFCDPETDNIFEAFESPRKHKIGTEVPEGKVGCHLVDRAKFENTYLIPGLNTLLLRARDTKETLELNALEVPLSPDDESKEFVELESMELQHSPVGDEEEEESGLVPPVSPLPQGCDTEVTLEPFTVQLPLLCEAEKEPELELPAAQLGLESIDAEDTRMSGCVECFDDQHRLPVHLPGKTCDPKKQIEMNTCKRFSEYKNRDAISSLMPLFSEEESRDGEKPSVLPDHVSAQPENTCTLKGFTVGSRCVVWSRRTWSECEVLEIAEEGTKVLNLSDGVEETVSPKNIWNSTPKLGRSPSEKRGLEVMQTPWRIPGIWTNRVLNKLRAWITGSSHFLKNLMCVDDKVDLELTMQCIYSHIAEPVTQWILLAAASPSLQQHVPPAKDFDDVPPNGQQYSWNGHPFPR; encoded by the exons ATGGGCTCCACGCCCGGGCTGCCGACGCCGGGGTCCTCGTTGGTCCTGCGGGTGTCCTTCGTGGACGTGCATTCTGAGATCGTCCCCGTGCAGCTCTGGGGGCTGGTGGGCGAGCGGCGGGACGAGTACCTGCGCTTGAGCCAGGAGATCCAGAAAGCGGCAGCCACGCGCGGCCTGGGGGGGTTGGGCGGCACAGCGGCTCTGCCCGGCGAGCTGTGCCTGgtgcaggtggggctgctgtggCACCGCGGCCGCGTTCTCAGCCGGCAGGGCCCGGAGAGCCGCGTCTTCCTGCTGGACGAGGGCCGCACCCTCACGGCCGACGCGGGCTCGCTGGTGCCCGGCCGCAGCGAGTTCTTCCACCTGCCTTCGGAGGTGCTGGGCTGCGTGCTGGCGGGTCTGGTGCCCGCGGGTGGCGGCGGGGGCGAGTCCCAACTCTGGTCGGCCAGCGCCTTGGACTTCCTTAGCAACTTGCAGGGCCAGGAGTTGCAGGGGCGGGTCCTAGACGTGCttctccctcaccgcctggtCTTCCTAGAGGTGCCCTCTCTCTTCCAGAGGATGCAAGAACTTGGCCTGGCCCGGCAGGTACCCCACAGCCTCTTCCGCTCGCTACTCAAACGTTACCTCCCAGCGGCCTCCGCTGGCCTGGGCTCGGGGGACGTGGTCTTGCAGCGAGTCCTGCCCAAGCCAGAGCAGCCCGGCCTGGATTACTTCTATCCGCAGCTGCAGCTGGGCGTGACGGAGCCTGTGACGGTGACTCAGGTGTGCCATCCCCACCGCATTCACTGTCAGCTCCGGAGCTTCTCGCAGGAGATCCACCGCCTCTCTGAGAGCATGGCCCACGTATACCGGGGCTCCACGGGGACGGAGGATGAGAACTGCACCAGTGTCACTGGGGAAGGCGGGGAGGAGAGCCCAGACAAGCCGGGCTCCCCGTGTGCGTCCTGTGGTTTGGATGGGCATTGGTACAGGGCGCTCTTGCTCGAGACTTTCCGGCCCCAGCGCTGTGCCCAGGTGCTTCACGTAGACTTTGGCAGGAAGGAGCTAGTGAGTTGCAGCAGCCTGCGCTACTTGCTGCCTGAATATTTTCGAATGCCCGTGGTGACCTACCCCTGTGCTTTGTATGGGCTCTGGGACGGCGGCAGAGGCTGGTCTCGGTCACAGGTGGGCGACCTGAAGGCCCTGATACTGGGCCAAGTAGTGAGTGCGAAGATTGAATTTTACTGTTCCTTCGAGCATGTGTATTACGTCACCCTGTATGGAGAAGATGGGCTCAATCTTAACTGTGTATTCGGCGTACAGTCCTGTTGTTTAGCTGACCAGTTCCTGCAGAGCCAGGGGacaggggaaaaggaggaggagggggaggaaccGGAAACAGCCCTTCACTGTCAGTCCCCTGCTGAAGACGTGGGTGAAGAGCCTTCGCTCCCAGCCTTAAGACGCATCAGTTTAAAAACGAATGCTTTCTACGACGCCCGGGTAGAGTTTGTTAAAAATCCCTCCGAGTTTTGGATTGGGTTGAGGAAACACAGTGGCACCTTCAGCAAGCTGACGAGGAAAATGTGCAGTTTCTACTCCTCGGCCGGTAAGCTGGACGGTGTGGCTTTGAAACCAAAGCCCGATGGCCTCTGCTGtgtcaaatggaaagaaaatggttATTACCGGGCGATGATCACCAGATTAGATGACCAGAGTGCGGATGTATTCCTAGTCGACCGCGGCAATTCAGGAAACGTAGACTGGCGTGACGTGCAGATGCTGCTTCCTCAGTTTACACGGCTCCCCGGGTTGGCTCTGGGGTGCACGCTGGCTGATATTTCGCCTTTGGCAGAAACTTGGAGCCAGGAggcaatttccttttttaaaaagactgtgcTCCACAAAGAATTAGTTATCCATGTCCTTGATAAGCGGGATAACCAATACGTTGTGGAGATTCTTGATGAATCAAGAATAGGGGAAGAAAACATTAGTAAGGTGATTGCTCAGGCTGGATATGCCAAGTATCAGGAATtcgaaacaaaggaaaatattcctGGATGTGCCTACCTCCCAGGGCATGTTAGTGCTGAGGCTAACAAAGTATCTTCTGCCgggaaggaagaagtagaacAGAAAGCCAAGAGAGATAAAACTACATCTGATTCAGAAGCCTTGACTGACACAGGAGTTGTTACAAATGTTTCAACTGGACAAGTTGTGCAGGAAAAGGAGCAGAGAGTGTCTGTTTATGCTCCTCTTATACAGACTTTCTTGGAAATTAAACCAGGCTCTTCTTGTAAAGCAGAGATAACAGTGGGAAGTACAGTAGAAGTCAGAGTGTCTTATGTTGAAACCCCTGGCCATTTCTGGTGCCAGCTGACCAGGAACATGCAAGGACTTAAAACTCTCATGTGTGATATTCAGGACTATTGCAAGAATACCCCCACTCCTTACCAGGGAACCACTCCCGCCTGTTTGGCAAAGCGAACGGTAAATGGGAAGTGGTCCAGAGCTCTGATCAGGGAAACACAGTCCTCAGAGCGTGTCCAAGTAGTATTTGTAGACTATGGAGACAAGGATACAGTGTCTGTGAAGAATATTTGTTCAATTACTGAAGAGTTTCTCGAAGTTAAGGCTCAGGCTTTTAGGTGCAGTCTTTATAATTTAATTCAACCAACCAGTCAAAATCCTTTTGCCTGGGGTAAAAAGGCAGTAAAAGTTTTCAGTGAATTTGTAGGTGCTGCGTGGGAGGACAACCTAGAGTTAAAGTGCACCATATTCGCTGTCGCTTCAACAGGCGATGAGGAGCTGTTCTATACCGTGGATTTGCTGACACCCTTTCAGAGCGCAAGCCGTATCTTGGTGGAAAAGGGACTCGCAAGACCCATAGAACTTCCGAGTCCACTGGGGTTCCCTCTTCAGCTGCGTTCTTACTACTATTCGACGCATGATGTGAAAATTGGAAGCGAAGAATCAGTGTATATAACACACGTTGATGACCCTTGGACATTTTATTGCCAGTTGGGGAGAAATGCACATATTTTAGAACAGCTGTCCAGTTCTATTATACAATTGAGTAAAACTTTGCTGAATGTAAAAAAGTCCCCCTTGGTCCCTGGAGCCTTGTGCCTTGCCAAGTATACCGATAGGAATTGGTATAGGGGGATAATGATAGAAAAGTGCCCCAATAGAgtcttttttgttgattttgggAACATTTATGTGGTACCAAATGATGATCTGCTTTTAATACCTGGTGATACATGTGATGATGTCTTGTTTTTGCCCATGCAAGCTGTTAAATGTTCATTATCTGATATTCCTGATCATGCACCAGAAGAAGTTACAATGTGGTTTCAGGAGATTACTTTAGATAAGCCATTGAAGGCTGTGGTCGCAGCAAAAGATCCAGATGGAACACTGATTGTAGAACTATATGATGACAGTATTCAAATTAATGATAATGTTAATGAGAAGTTAGCGCTACTTGGTTACAAAGgtgggaaaagaaaacaggatgAAAGTGAAGTACTGTCTACAACAAAAACTCGTGATGTAAGAAAGGACAATACGAAGTTGTCAGCTAGGGAGCGTTTAAGCGAATCAGTAGAAGACAAATTCTACAATACGGAGATCTTGGCAGAACCACACAAACCTAAGATCAGCTCAGCATGTAAGGAACTCAAGTTTTCACAAAGTTCAACAAAGACAAACTTAGTCACTCAACATGAGGACTCTGCAGATTATAAAAACAGCGATGTGTCTTCATTaacaacagaaaagaaggaaggaagttttGCTGAGGCGCCACTTTTGGAAGTCACAAAACTAGAATCCACTccttcagagagaaaaacaagagacTCATACAACAAAGATTTGCCTCTAAAACTTTCTGAGTTCCCTCAGAAGACTATAATGCCTGGCTTTGAAACAACTGTGTATGTGTCTCATGTAAATGACGTTTCCGACTTTTATGTCCAACTAACAGAAGACGAAGCAGAGCTTAACCATCTTTCGGAGAGACTAAATGATGTTAGTACAAGGCCCGAATGTTATGCAGGTCCGCCTTTGCAAAGAGGAGATATAGTGTGTGCCATTTTTCCAGAAGACAATCTATGGTATCGTGCTGTGGTTAAGGAACAACAACCCAATAACCTTCTCTCTGTACAGTTTATAGATTATGGCAATGACTCTGTGATTCATGCTAACAAGACAGGTAAACTTGACCTCATTAATGCACTGTTACCAAGATTGGGCATCCACTGCTCCCTAGGGGGACTTTGGAGTCCTGAGACTTTGAACTGCAGAGAAATGATGCGTTACTTTTCCCAAAGGACAGAGGAGGCTCAAATAAGATGTGAATTTGTTAAATTTCAAGACAGATGGGAAGTTATTCTTGCTGACGAGCATGGGATCATAGCAGAAGATATGATGAGCAGATACGCTTTCCGCGAACGACCTGAAATAGGACCTTCTCCCCAAATATTTCATGGCGCCTTTTCAAGGTCTGCCAACAAAGCACACACGGACACTTCAGTATTTCTTAACTGGTACAATCCAAAGATGAAAGTGATAAGAGCGTATGCCACTGTGGTCGACGGACCTGAATATTTTTGGTGTCAGTTTGCTGATACTGAGAAACTGCAGCATTTGGAAGCAGAAGTACAAACTGCGGGAGAACAGGTAACAGACTGGAGGAGTTGTACCCAGTGTCTTCACGTTGGAGATCCTTGCGTagtgagacacagagaagatggGCATTACTACAGGGCACTGATCACCGATGTGTGTGAGGATTATTGCGTATCCGTCAGGCTCGTGGACTTCGGAAACACTGTAGTGTCCGTGGACCCCAAAGCGCTCCGGACCATCCCTCCTGAACTTCTGCTGGTTCCTATGCAAGCCTTTCCGTGTTGTCTCTCAGGATTTAACGTTTCAGAGGGTGTGTGCCCTCCAGAGGGAAACGACTACTTTTATGAGATAGTAACAGAGGATGTGTTGGAGTTAACAGTATTAGAAATCAAAAAGGATGTTTGCGATATCCCGTTAGCAATTGTTGACttaaaaagcaaaggagaaagtattaatgagaaaatgaaaaaatattctagGACTGGCATTAGGAACAGCAATCTGCCCTATAAGAAAAATGGGCCTGGGATAAAGGGGGCTCTGGGATCCCCCAGCCCTGATGTTGGACTTAAGAAACTGATTAGTAAAGCTGGACAagagaaaacactgtatgtggAACCACAGACAGATGAGCTCTTGGAAAGAATTGGAAAGGACTTAAACATGATGGAAACCAAACCAAATAAATTCTGTGACCCTGAAACCGACAACATTTTTGAAGCGTTCGAAAGCCCACGCAAACATAAAATTGGCACTGAGGTACCGGAAGGTAAAGTAGGGTGCCATTTGGTCGACCGAGCCAAGTTTGAGAATACATACCTGATTCCAGGATTGAACACGCTACTACTGCGTGCCAGGGACACAAAGGAGACATTGGAACTGAATGCACTTGAGGTGCCGCTTTCCCCTGATGATGAATCAAAAGAATTCGTGGAGCTAGAATCCATGGAGTTACAGCATTCTCCAGTCGgggatgaagaagaagaagagtcaGGCCTGGTGCCTCCagtctcacccctcccccagggctgtgACACTGAAGTCACCCTGGAGCCATTCACAGTGCAGCTGCCCCTCCTCTGTGAGGCCGAGAAAGAGCCAGAGCTAGAATTACCTGCAGCCCAGCTGGGTCTGGAATCCATAGATGCTGAGGACACGAGAATGTCAGGGTGTGTGGAATGTTTCGATGACCAGCATAGGTTGCCAGTGCATCTACCTGGAAAGACTTGTGATCCCAAAAAGCAGATCGAAATGAATACATGTAAACgattttcagaatataaaaacAGAGATGCCATTTCCTCATTGATGCCTTTGTTCTCTGAAGAAGAATCTAGAGATGGGGAGAAACCCAGTGTTTTACCAGACCATGTCTCAG CTCAACCGGAGAACACCTGCACCCTGAAAGGATTTACTGTGGGATCCAGATGTGTTGTGTGGTCAAGACGCACGTGGTCTGAATGTGAGGTTTTGGAAATAGCCGAAGAGGGCACAAAG GTTTTGAACCTGTCAGACGGTGTTGAGGAGACAGTGAGCCCCAAGAACATCTGGAATAGCACACCCAAACTGGGTAGGAGCCCGTCTGAA AAAAGGGGGCTGGAGGTGATGCAGACTCCGTGGCGGATCCCTGGCATCTGGACCAACAGAGTGTTGAACAAACTGAGAGCGTGGATCACAGGAAGTTCTCACTTTTTGAAGAATCTGATGTGTGTTGACGACAAAGTAGATCTCGAGCTGACCATGCAGTGTATTTATAGCCATATTGCTGAAC